A portion of the Bacillus sp. es.034 genome contains these proteins:
- the thiE gene encoding thiamine phosphate synthase, whose amino-acid sequence MIDKREQLKDSLTLYFIMGSTNCMKDPVYVLEQAIEGGITLFQFREKGLGALEGQEKVRLAEKLQKVCKNAGIPFIVNDDVELALAIDADGIHIGQEDERASIVRGKIGDKWLGVSTHTLAEAQQAIADGADYLGLGPIYPTISKDDTVKIHGLDIIKSFRMNDIPTPIVGIGGISSMNAKEIIDAGADGISVISAISGAENITEAARELKRAVLKSHLEI is encoded by the coding sequence ATGATAGATAAGCGGGAGCAATTAAAGGATTCTCTTACTCTTTATTTTATTATGGGAAGCACAAACTGCATGAAGGATCCGGTTTATGTGTTAGAACAGGCAATAGAAGGTGGCATAACCCTCTTTCAATTCCGGGAAAAAGGGCTCGGTGCCTTAGAAGGACAGGAAAAGGTGAGACTTGCTGAAAAACTTCAGAAGGTATGCAAGAACGCCGGGATCCCTTTTATCGTAAATGACGATGTGGAATTGGCTTTAGCCATCGATGCTGATGGCATTCATATCGGTCAGGAAGACGAAAGGGCAAGTATCGTACGGGGGAAAATCGGTGACAAATGGCTTGGGGTTTCCACTCATACACTTGCCGAAGCGCAGCAGGCTATTGCCGATGGGGCGGATTACTTAGGACTTGGCCCCATTTATCCCACCATTTCAAAAGACGATACGGTCAAAATTCACGGCTTGGACATCATCAAAAGCTTTCGAATGAACGATATCCCTACTCCGATTGTGGGGATTGGAGGCATCAGTTCAATGAATGCCAAAGAAATCATTGATGCTGGTGCGGACGGAATCTCGGTGATCTCAGCAATATCAGGTGCCGAAAACATCACAGAAGCAGCGAGAGAGCTTAAGAGAGCGGTTTTAAAGTCACATTTAGAAATATGA
- the thiD gene encoding bifunctional hydroxymethylpyrimidine kinase/phosphomethylpyrimidine kinase — translation MSVYKALTIAGSDSGGGAGIQADIKTFQELGSYGMSVITAVTAQNTSGVQGVYPVSMEGIVQQLDSIGQDLGPHALKTGMLHSGEVIEAVSERIRHYGWTNLVVDPVMIAKGGAKLLQNEAVRALKEQLIPLSAVITPNLPEAEIITGIKIETLDDRKGASKILIDMGAGSVVIKGGHADGEQVIDLFYDGEEFVEMVSPRIETPHTHGTGCTFSAAITAQLSQGMDIKEAVKTGKGFIRAAIEDPLGIGNGHGPTNHWAYNKKASGERK, via the coding sequence ATGTCTGTATATAAAGCATTGACGATAGCAGGTTCAGACAGTGGCGGGGGAGCCGGCATTCAGGCAGATATAAAAACATTCCAGGAGCTTGGTTCCTATGGGATGTCGGTCATCACTGCCGTAACCGCTCAAAACACATCAGGCGTTCAAGGCGTGTATCCAGTTTCCATGGAAGGAATCGTTCAGCAATTAGATTCTATTGGCCAGGACCTGGGGCCTCATGCGTTAAAAACAGGCATGCTGCATTCCGGAGAAGTCATTGAGGCAGTAAGTGAACGAATCCGTCATTATGGCTGGACGAATCTTGTGGTGGATCCTGTCATGATTGCAAAAGGCGGAGCCAAGCTTTTACAAAATGAAGCCGTTCGTGCGTTAAAGGAACAATTAATCCCTCTTTCTGCTGTCATTACACCCAATTTACCTGAAGCAGAAATCATCACCGGAATAAAGATTGAAACATTGGACGATCGAAAAGGCGCCTCAAAGATCCTGATTGATATGGGTGCCGGATCAGTCGTTATAAAAGGCGGACATGCCGATGGCGAGCAGGTAATCGACCTCTTTTATGATGGGGAGGAATTTGTGGAAATGGTCTCACCCAGAATCGAGACACCTCATACGCATGGAACTGGATGCACCTTCTCGGCTGCGATTACTGCTCAATTATCTCAAGGAATGGACATCAAGGAAGCGGTCAAGACGGGGAAAGGGTTTATCCGGGCAGCCATTGAAGACCCGCTTGGAATTGGGAATGGTCATGGCCCGACGAATCATTGGGCTTATAATAAGAAGGCATCAGGTGAACGTAAATGA
- the thiM gene encoding hydroxyethylthiazole kinase gives MRMYDLVQKVREENPLVHNITNVVVTNFTANGLLAIGASPVMAYAKEEVGDMAKLAGSLVLNIGTLSRDIIDSMIIAGKAANEKGIPVVLDPVGAGATFFRTEMAREILNEVNVSILRGNAAEVAHIAGEQWAIKGVDAGSNGGDTLELAQRAAAQLDCTIVITGKTDIISNPQGTYSVANGHPILTKVTGTGCLLSSVIGAFAAIEKDLLKAAVTAVAVYGIAAEKAAGVASERGPGSFQIEFIDQLSSICEEDVALGKVERI, from the coding sequence ATGAGAATGTATGACTTAGTTCAGAAAGTACGAGAAGAAAATCCATTAGTACATAATATAACGAACGTAGTGGTCACGAATTTTACGGCCAACGGCTTGCTGGCTATCGGGGCATCCCCGGTGATGGCCTATGCGAAAGAAGAAGTAGGGGATATGGCTAAGTTGGCCGGGTCCCTTGTCCTTAACATTGGAACCCTATCAAGAGACATCATCGATAGCATGATCATCGCTGGAAAAGCGGCCAATGAAAAAGGGATACCTGTTGTATTGGATCCGGTTGGAGCAGGGGCGACTTTCTTCCGCACGGAAATGGCAAGGGAAATCCTGAATGAAGTAAACGTCTCCATCTTAAGAGGGAACGCAGCGGAAGTGGCTCATATTGCAGGAGAACAATGGGCGATCAAAGGTGTTGACGCCGGTTCGAATGGGGGAGACACGTTGGAATTAGCCCAAAGGGCGGCAGCGCAATTGGATTGTACCATTGTCATAACAGGGAAAACCGATATCATCTCAAACCCGCAAGGAACCTATTCAGTGGCGAATGGTCATCCCATTTTAACGAAGGTCACGGGGACGGGCTGTTTATTATCTTCGGTCATCGGTGCCTTTGCAGCCATTGAAAAAGATCTATTAAAAGCTGCTGTAACGGCAGTTGCTGTATATGGAATAGCAGCAGAAAAAGCAGCCGGTGTGGCATCTGAAAGGGGTCCGGGAAGTTTTCAAATTGAATTCATCGATCAACTTTCTTCCATTTGTGAAGAAGATGTTGCACTTGGAAAAGTAGAGAGAATCTAA
- a CDS encoding cysteine hydrolase family protein produces the protein MKQALLVIDVQQDLVEGNEKEQAVFQKEKLIETINKVVTKAKEADAHIVFIRDKDVAGGNGEGFQVHRDLEIPDHAEVFDKLATNSFYSTPLLSFLKEKEVGHLVITGCQTEYCIDTAVRYATVSGFDVTLVADGHSTKDSSALKAEQIIAHHNVALRGHYNVDHFSDVRPSHEELFQPKHDEYRKEYGM, from the coding sequence GTGAAGCAGGCATTACTTGTCATTGATGTACAACAGGATTTAGTGGAAGGAAACGAAAAGGAACAGGCGGTCTTTCAAAAAGAAAAACTGATCGAGACCATCAACAAAGTGGTCACCAAGGCAAAGGAAGCGGACGCACATATCGTCTTCATCAGGGACAAAGACGTCGCAGGTGGTAACGGCGAAGGGTTCCAGGTACATCGGGACCTTGAGATTCCGGATCATGCAGAGGTATTTGATAAGCTCGCTACCAACTCGTTTTACAGTACGCCGTTACTCTCTTTTTTAAAAGAAAAAGAAGTAGGGCATCTCGTGATTACGGGATGTCAGACAGAATACTGTATCGATACGGCTGTCCGTTATGCGACGGTGAGCGGATTCGATGTCACCCTGGTGGCTGACGGCCATTCCACCAAGGACTCTAGCGCCTTGAAGGCGGAACAAATCATTGCCCATCATAATGTTGCTTTGAGGGGCCATTACAATGTGGATCATTTCTCGGATGTGAGACCATCACATGAAGAACTGTTCCAGCCGAAGCATGATGAGTATCGGAAGGAATATGGAATGTAA
- a CDS encoding zinc-binding dehydrogenase → MRAVQVTEYGDVDKLEVAEIPAPTPQKGEVLVKVKACAINNTEIWMREGAYGTEEKSGWRPEGVQFPRVPGSDITGEVVEVGGDVAETMLGKDVVLFPFTSSGTEGSEHISDDMSFIGSEYDGGYAEYVVWPAELCYDMPLSTYEESAVFSVSGLTAWHMVEQIQAQPSETIVVTGANGGVGSLNVQIASRVFGSKVIGIVGDMALEEKMKELGATHVLSYKSPKLAEDIVEVNGGQVDSVLDVVGDALFETSLEVLKKGGKFCISGSAGGQKTQLDFRTLYLKHITFYGSVLGTREEFKRMLDAISEGKIKPVIDRTFPLEQAGEAQIYFKHSGKLGKIVLIP, encoded by the coding sequence ATGAGGGCCGTTCAAGTTACAGAATATGGAGATGTCGACAAGCTTGAAGTCGCGGAGATTCCGGCCCCCACCCCTCAAAAGGGGGAAGTCCTTGTCAAAGTAAAGGCGTGTGCCATTAATAACACTGAAATCTGGATGAGAGAAGGCGCATATGGGACGGAAGAGAAGTCTGGGTGGCGTCCTGAAGGTGTCCAGTTTCCAAGGGTTCCCGGTTCGGATATCACAGGTGAAGTGGTAGAAGTGGGTGGGGATGTCGCAGAAACCATGTTGGGCAAAGATGTTGTACTGTTCCCATTCACTTCAAGCGGAACGGAAGGCAGCGAACATATATCAGACGATATGTCCTTCATCGGCTCCGAGTATGACGGCGGCTATGCTGAATACGTCGTCTGGCCGGCAGAACTGTGTTATGACATGCCTCTCTCCACGTATGAAGAAAGTGCCGTGTTTTCCGTCAGCGGTTTGACGGCATGGCATATGGTGGAACAGATACAGGCGCAGCCTTCGGAAACGATCGTCGTCACCGGTGCCAACGGCGGTGTGGGATCATTGAATGTTCAAATTGCATCCAGGGTTTTCGGATCAAAGGTCATTGGCATAGTGGGAGACATGGCTTTAGAGGAAAAGATGAAAGAGCTCGGTGCCACACACGTTCTGTCCTATAAGTCGCCAAAGCTTGCCGAGGATATCGTTGAAGTAAATGGAGGCCAAGTCGATTCCGTGTTGGATGTAGTAGGGGATGCACTGTTCGAAACCTCCCTTGAAGTCTTAAAAAAAGGCGGCAAATTCTGTATATCCGGATCCGCCGGTGGTCAGAAAACACAACTTGATTTCAGGACCCTTTATTTAAAACACATCACGTTCTATGGATCGGTCCTGGGGACAAGGGAAGAGTTCAAACGGATGCTCGATGCGATTTCTGAAGGGAAAATCAAGCCGGTCATTGATCGGACGTTCCCACTGGAACAAGCGGGTGAAGCACAAATCTATTTTAAACATTCAGGAAAACTGGGGAAGATCGTCCTCATCCCTTGA
- a CDS encoding protein adenylyltransferase SelO, translating into MMEKKAGWNLENSYRSLPGTFFTLQVPEPVRDPKLVVLNKEVAESLGLDAEKLEADVLSGNEIPEGAEPLAQAYAGHQFGHFNMLGDGRAVLIGEQITPEGKRFDIQLKGGGRTPYSRGGDGRAGLGPMLREHIISEAMYGLGIPTTRSLAVVTTGEPIYRETEQKGAILTRVAASHLRVGTFQFASRFGEVDDLRALADYALERHYPEGMDAPNRYLFLLKEVIKRQAALIAKWQMVGFIHGVMNTDNMTISGETIDYGPCAFMDTYDPKTVFSSIDAQGRYAYGNQPPIAGWNLARFAESLLPMLHEEQEESLKLAQDAILEFPELYEGHWLSGIREKLGLFNSEEGDRSLAEDLLELMNKYQADFTNTFRNLTLGSEETDFFKTPDYAVWKERWKERLGRQDETMEASRQRMRKSNPSVIPRNHRVEEALKAAVEEDDFTVMNDLLAVLKDPYAYSTDQEEYCTLPSPSNRPYRTYCGT; encoded by the coding sequence ATGATGGAAAAGAAAGCAGGTTGGAATCTCGAAAACAGTTATAGAAGCCTTCCTGGAACATTTTTCACCCTTCAGGTTCCAGAACCGGTGCGTGACCCAAAGCTGGTGGTTCTAAATAAGGAGGTTGCTGAGTCCCTGGGGCTCGATGCCGAAAAACTGGAAGCGGATGTCCTGTCGGGCAATGAAATCCCTGAAGGAGCCGAGCCCCTTGCCCAAGCCTATGCGGGCCATCAGTTCGGTCATTTCAATATGCTGGGTGATGGACGGGCTGTCCTGATTGGCGAGCAGATCACGCCGGAGGGAAAACGATTCGATATTCAGCTTAAAGGGGGAGGAAGAACCCCTTATTCCCGTGGAGGGGACGGTCGTGCGGGACTCGGTCCCATGCTCCGGGAGCACATCATCAGTGAAGCCATGTACGGACTTGGGATTCCTACGACCAGGAGTTTGGCAGTGGTGACAACGGGTGAGCCGATTTACCGGGAAACTGAACAAAAGGGTGCAATCCTGACAAGGGTGGCGGCCAGTCATCTCCGTGTCGGGACGTTCCAGTTTGCTTCAAGATTCGGGGAAGTGGATGATCTCCGGGCCCTTGCAGATTATGCACTGGAGCGTCACTATCCAGAGGGCATGGATGCTCCCAACCGCTACCTTTTCCTACTGAAGGAAGTCATCAAACGACAGGCTGCCCTTATCGCAAAGTGGCAAATGGTCGGTTTCATCCACGGTGTCATGAACACAGATAATATGACGATCAGCGGGGAAACGATTGATTACGGGCCATGTGCCTTCATGGATACGTATGACCCGAAAACGGTCTTCAGTTCCATCGATGCACAAGGAAGGTATGCATATGGGAATCAACCGCCGATTGCTGGATGGAATCTCGCCCGCTTTGCCGAAAGCCTGCTACCGATGCTTCATGAGGAACAGGAAGAATCCTTGAAACTTGCACAGGATGCAATACTGGAATTCCCTGAGTTGTACGAGGGTCATTGGCTGAGCGGAATAAGGGAGAAACTGGGATTATTCAATAGTGAAGAAGGAGATCGTTCCCTTGCTGAAGATCTGTTGGAACTGATGAATAAATATCAGGCAGACTTTACGAATACCTTCCGGAACCTGACATTGGGGAGTGAAGAAACAGACTTCTTTAAGACTCCTGATTATGCGGTTTGGAAAGAACGATGGAAGGAAAGATTAGGGAGACAGGACGAGACGATGGAAGCTTCCCGACAGCGAATGCGCAAGAGCAATCCGTCGGTCATCCCGCGCAACCACAGGGTCGAAGAAGCGCTCAAGGCAGCAGTCGAAGAGGATGATTTCACTGTCATGAATGACTTGCTTGCGGTTCTGAAAGATCCGTACGCTTACTCTACAGATCAGGAAGAGTATTGCACACTTCCAAGTCCGTCAAACCGTCCGTATCGTACCTATTGTGGGACGTAA
- a CDS encoding amino acid permease: MKDEHLLTQTVAHHQQKKQEKREGTKLSWWQLSLIGIGSVIGAGFFLGTGLSIKTAGPSILIDYIIAGVTAYFVFSALAEMITNDPQKGTFRIYAKKAFGHSFGFVSGWMYWLSGILIMSSEIVALSTFTQFWFPHVPLWIFSILYAVLGFGINLLGASNFGKIESVFAVIKLSTLLIFIIFGALLFFHIITPSELQSAKNAGISPFMPMGIKGTWAALIFVFFSFGGIAVLGIASNELRDKKDVPKAGKGTLFSLVTVYVLSLFFVMSMVSWTKINESESPFVTALSAYHIPFLDSIFNIIIISAAFSTMVGALFSITNVMISLAVDGDAPKGFAEKNNRGVAVKSLMITAVGLGISILFSFLLPNEVYEYITTAAGVMLILNWGIILVSHIKLHPSYDAGNGKFKMVGYPFTSYLGIALILLAISGAMVHANQQIGLFISLGLILVIYLSYWGVFRRGHKGH; this comes from the coding sequence ATGAAAGACGAGCATTTATTGACCCAGACGGTAGCCCACCACCAACAGAAGAAGCAGGAGAAAAGGGAAGGGACCAAACTTAGCTGGTGGCAGTTGTCCCTGATAGGGATCGGATCCGTCATCGGGGCAGGGTTCTTTCTGGGGACAGGTTTATCCATCAAGACGGCCGGCCCGTCCATTCTTATCGACTATATTATCGCAGGAGTGACGGCTTATTTCGTATTTAGTGCCCTGGCGGAAATGATCACGAATGATCCTCAAAAGGGGACGTTCAGGATTTATGCGAAGAAGGCATTCGGACATTCATTCGGGTTTGTCTCAGGGTGGATGTACTGGCTATCGGGTATCTTGATTATGTCCAGTGAAATTGTGGCGTTATCGACGTTCACCCAGTTTTGGTTTCCCCACGTCCCATTATGGATTTTCTCCATTCTATATGCGGTCCTGGGTTTTGGCATCAATCTACTGGGTGCAAGTAATTTCGGGAAGATCGAATCGGTATTTGCCGTGATCAAATTGTCGACCTTGCTTATATTCATCATTTTCGGTGCCTTGCTTTTTTTTCATATCATTACGCCATCCGAGCTTCAATCTGCTAAAAATGCCGGCATTTCCCCTTTTATGCCAATGGGTATCAAGGGGACATGGGCGGCTTTGATCTTCGTCTTTTTTTCATTTGGGGGCATTGCTGTTCTCGGTATCGCCTCGAATGAACTGCGTGACAAGAAAGATGTCCCGAAAGCGGGGAAGGGCACGCTATTTTCCCTGGTGACGGTGTATGTCCTTTCCTTGTTCTTTGTCATGAGCATGGTGTCCTGGACCAAGATCAATGAGTCAGAAAGCCCGTTTGTAACGGCGCTCTCGGCGTATCACATCCCGTTCCTGGATTCAATTTTCAATATCATCATCATCAGTGCGGCCTTTTCGACGATGGTCGGGGCCTTATTCTCCATTACGAATGTGATGATATCCCTGGCTGTCGATGGAGATGCGCCGAAAGGATTCGCTGAAAAAAATAATCGGGGTGTGGCAGTGAAATCCTTGATGATCACAGCGGTCGGGCTAGGTATATCGATTCTATTTTCCTTTCTTCTCCCCAATGAAGTGTATGAATACATCACCACTGCAGCCGGAGTCATGTTGATCCTGAACTGGGGAATCATCCTGGTATCCCATATTAAGCTCCATCCTTCCTATGATGCAGGGAATGGAAAGTTTAAGATGGTTGGATATCCCTTTACCTCTTACCTCGGGATCGCTTTGATCCTACTGGCAATCTCAGGTGCCATGGTCCACGCGAATCAACAGATTGGGTTATTCATCTCGTTGGGATTGATCCTTGTGATTTACCTTTCGTATTGGGGTGTTTTCCGCAGAGGCCATAAAGGACATTAG
- a CDS encoding ABC transporter permease subunit codes for MLAYDTELVIMLGKYLQTLQEIGREMLHPTSLMFKVGEPMDYKSYPLYPLFFQLFGYSFSLLIMAFFLAAITSSLVSYLFMFLPKKVYRICFRLLDSLDSLPDVMIIVIIQLFIVWFFKKTDILLFDIYTLGDEKIYLLPIICLAIMPISFLTKHFLFQLREEEGKPYVEYSYSKGFSKAYTVWVHLFRNVWLHFYFHIKPIFLLMLSNLLIIEILFNINGFMNVLLDVSRNTPSAFFVGMLMIYIPFFLIFTLGAVFLKKWLAGEEVSS; via the coding sequence TTGCTTGCATACGATACTGAATTAGTCATCATGCTTGGGAAGTATCTTCAAACCCTTCAGGAGATCGGACGTGAAATGCTTCATCCAACTTCTCTCATGTTCAAAGTCGGGGAACCGATGGATTATAAAAGCTATCCGCTTTATCCGCTATTTTTTCAATTGTTCGGTTATTCATTCTCCCTTTTAATTATGGCATTCTTTCTGGCCGCCATCACATCTTCCCTTGTGAGCTACTTGTTTATGTTTCTGCCAAAGAAGGTGTATCGTATCTGCTTCCGTTTACTCGACTCACTGGACTCCCTACCGGACGTCATGATCATCGTGATCATCCAGCTGTTTATCGTCTGGTTTTTCAAGAAAACGGATATTTTGCTTTTTGACATATATACCTTAGGCGATGAAAAGATTTATCTGCTTCCGATTATTTGTCTTGCCATCATGCCGATTTCGTTTTTAACAAAGCATTTCTTATTTCAGCTTCGTGAAGAAGAAGGAAAGCCTTACGTAGAGTACTCATATTCTAAGGGGTTCTCAAAAGCCTATACGGTATGGGTTCATTTATTTCGAAATGTGTGGCTTCACTTTTATTTTCATATTAAACCGATTTTTCTTTTAATGCTTTCCAATCTGTTGATCATCGAAATCCTTTTTAATATCAACGGATTTATGAATGTACTTCTCGATGTTTCAAGGAATACGCCAAGTGCGTTTTTCGTCGGGATGCTGATGATTTACATACCGTTTTTTCTTATTTTTACTTTGGGTGCCGTTTTTCTAAAGAAATGGTTAGCGGGAGAGGAGGTCAGTTCATGA
- the rlmD gene encoding 23S rRNA (uracil(1939)-C(5))-methyltransferase RlmD: MSNIKPETMVATIEELDQKGSGQAVIWRENELGNPKKLRLTIPQTLIGEKVKVTVDQPDRRRRKAMADEILEANPERIEPPCPHFDRCGGCVWQHWDYEGQLKHKTDHVKEALNGQGFDPGLVRDTMGMDNPWRYRNKMELTFSPEGALGLHEQGNFRKIISLETCLIASEEMVEATMEVADWVKDHGLEGYDKDKHEGLLRHLMVRQSFATGELMLALFATEAPEAHSEAVADLKKRVGEKFPHVKSLLWLENTAWADRTQAEEIHLLSGRDFIYDEMDGYRFRLWFDTFFQTNPTQAQKLVDLAVEMSQPKKTEKMIDLFCGVGTFSLPFASKVGELAGIEIVESSIESAKRNADDNGISNTTFLAKDARKGIDQMLETFGHPQLLMLDPPRSGAGGKVMRRIGRAKPERIVYVSCNPDTFATDIKELEPFGYTLDAVQPVDLFPHTVHVECVATLTLNS; the protein is encoded by the coding sequence TTGTCGAATATCAAACCAGAAACAATGGTTGCCACTATAGAAGAATTAGATCAAAAAGGGTCGGGACAGGCTGTGATCTGGCGTGAGAATGAGCTTGGGAATCCGAAGAAGCTGCGACTCACAATCCCTCAGACCCTGATCGGGGAAAAGGTGAAGGTGACGGTCGATCAGCCGGACCGCAGGAGACGTAAGGCAATGGCTGATGAAATCCTGGAGGCGAACCCGGAACGCATCGAACCACCTTGTCCACATTTTGATCGCTGCGGCGGTTGTGTGTGGCAGCATTGGGACTATGAGGGCCAGCTGAAGCACAAGACCGATCACGTGAAAGAAGCTCTGAATGGGCAGGGGTTTGATCCCGGACTTGTCCGTGACACGATGGGAATGGACAACCCTTGGCGTTATCGCAATAAGATGGAGCTTACCTTCTCACCGGAGGGAGCACTTGGTTTACATGAGCAGGGGAATTTCCGAAAGATCATTTCACTTGAAACCTGCCTGATTGCAAGTGAAGAAATGGTGGAAGCGACCATGGAAGTCGCTGATTGGGTGAAGGATCACGGCTTGGAAGGGTATGATAAGGATAAGCATGAAGGGCTATTACGTCATTTAATGGTCCGCCAATCGTTTGCGACAGGTGAATTGATGCTTGCCTTGTTTGCAACCGAGGCACCTGAAGCACATTCAGAAGCCGTTGCCGATTTAAAGAAACGTGTCGGTGAGAAATTCCCTCACGTAAAGAGCTTATTGTGGCTAGAAAACACGGCATGGGCAGACCGTACCCAGGCAGAGGAGATCCACCTGCTCTCGGGTCGTGATTTCATCTATGACGAAATGGACGGCTACCGTTTCCGCCTCTGGTTCGATACGTTCTTCCAGACGAATCCGACACAGGCCCAGAAGCTTGTGGACCTGGCGGTAGAGATGAGTCAGCCGAAGAAAACGGAGAAGATGATCGATCTTTTCTGTGGAGTAGGGACATTCTCTCTTCCATTTGCAAGCAAAGTAGGGGAGCTTGCCGGGATTGAAATCGTGGAAAGCTCCATTGAATCGGCGAAACGGAATGCAGATGATAACGGGATCTCGAACACTACCTTCCTTGCAAAAGATGCACGGAAAGGAATCGACCAGATGCTCGAAACGTTCGGTCATCCGCAGCTGTTGATGCTTGATCCGCCGCGTTCCGGTGCCGGCGGGAAAGTGATGAGAAGGATCGGTCGCGCGAAACCGGAGCGCATTGTGTACGTTTCATGCAATCCGGATACGTTCGCAACGGATATTAAGGAACTTGAGCCATTCGGCTACACCCTTGATGCCGTTCAACCTGTCGACCTGTTCCCTCATACGGTGCATGTGGAATGTGTCGCGACACTGACATTGAATTCATAA
- a CDS encoding N-acetylmuramoyl-L-alanine amidase: MVKSSDYLIALDDGHGLGTAGKRTPYIPSIGRKIRENEFNEKMTLFLKLELERCGFRTLLTAPTDADTPLQARTDAANSMGADALVSNHYNAFDGKFDGQGKDAEGHSLHVYYNDAKDRRLAENIAKYLKQGTKQVYRGIIEQNLHMTREFDGPAVLVENGFMDNEREALLMINEDFQRETAREQALGVCDFFGVSYVAAGNGRNVGSPPVSGGTSSGKVVGKRVESIYKGAEGLDFYSRPTFDDTYRAGILKYGYGFPTIVRKLKVEGVDMYEVMNSRGYVFYVTASPKYVKVEGSGQQGGQASPPPATGGPIAIGEITIIGVANAAIIQDRPDRLTSKDLGTIRKGRTLPVTGSLIGKNSSSGYWEVVYNGRRAYVTGEFGRYKAY; this comes from the coding sequence ATGGTGAAATCTAGTGATTATTTAATAGCATTGGATGATGGTCATGGTCTTGGGACAGCTGGTAAACGGACGCCTTATATTCCGTCTATCGGAAGGAAGATCCGGGAAAACGAGTTCAATGAGAAAATGACCTTGTTTTTAAAATTAGAATTGGAGAGATGCGGATTCCGGACGCTGTTAACAGCTCCGACGGATGCAGATACTCCGCTTCAGGCGAGAACCGATGCCGCGAATTCCATGGGGGCAGATGCACTGGTTTCCAACCACTACAATGCCTTCGATGGGAAGTTTGATGGCCAGGGGAAGGATGCAGAAGGGCATTCGCTTCATGTATATTATAATGATGCAAAGGATAGAAGACTTGCTGAAAATATCGCGAAGTACTTGAAACAGGGGACGAAGCAGGTGTACCGGGGTATCATTGAGCAGAATCTTCATATGACGAGGGAGTTCGATGGTCCGGCAGTACTTGTCGAGAATGGGTTCATGGATAATGAGAGGGAAGCGCTGCTCATGATCAATGAGGATTTTCAGCGTGAAACGGCAAGGGAGCAGGCACTGGGAGTGTGTGATTTCTTCGGGGTGTCTTATGTGGCTGCAGGTAACGGTAGGAACGTCGGATCACCTCCTGTTTCCGGTGGGACAAGCAGCGGAAAAGTTGTCGGCAAACGCGTTGAGAGTATTTATAAAGGAGCAGAAGGTCTTGACTTCTACAGCCGGCCGACCTTCGATGATACCTACCGTGCAGGAATATTGAAGTACGGGTATGGGTTTCCGACGATCGTCCGTAAGCTGAAGGTGGAAGGTGTGGATATGTATGAAGTCATGAACTCCAGGGGCTATGTGTTTTATGTGACCGCATCACCGAAATATGTGAAGGTGGAAGGAAGCGGTCAGCAGGGGGGACAAGCCTCACCGCCGCCTGCAACAGGAGGGCCGATTGCCATTGGGGAAATTACCATCATAGGAGTCGCCAATGCGGCCATCATACAAGATCGTCCGGATCGCTTGACTTCAAAAGATCTGGGTACCATCAGAAAAGGACGTACCCTTCCCGTCACGGGATCCCTCATAGGGAAAAACAGCAGTTCAGGCTATTGGGAAGTCGTCTACAATGGAAGAAGAGCTTATGTCACAGGAGAATTTGGACGTTACAAAGCCTATTAG